The Polaribacter sp. Q13 sequence TTTTTAATGGACTACCTCCATAAGCCGAAATCAACATTTTATGATCATTAAATTTAATGAGTTAGATTTATAATGTAAATTCGTTTATTAAATATTTTTAACATAATGAAAATATTCTTAATTACATTCATCTATCTTATACTTGCTATTGGTTTAAATGCTCAAAGCTTTATAATGAACCCTTATGGCAGAGACAATACCAAATTATTAAACGGAAAATGGAATGCGATAGTCGATCAATATAGTAGAGGAGAAAAAAAGCAATTTTATCTGAATCAAATTGCTACAGAGGACACTAAGTTTTTAGAATATGGATTTGAAGGAGCTATGAGGCTCGATGTTCCCGGAGATTTCAACTCACAATACCCAGAGCTAAAATATTATGAAGGAGATATTTGGTATCAACGTTATTTTGAAGCAAACAAACAAAACCATAAACGATCTTTTATTTATTTTGCCGGAGTAAGTTACGAAGCAACTGTTTGGTTGAATGGAAAAAAAGTAGGAAATCATGAAGGAGGTTTTACACCATTTCAATTTGAAGTAACCGATTTATTGAAGGAAGGCAAAAATGATATTGTTGTTAAAGTAAATAATAACAGAAAAAAAGATCGGATACCAGCTATGAATTTCGATTGGTGGAATTATGGTGGAATTTTAAGAGATGTATTTCTTGTTCAAACACCAGATACTTTTATTCGTGATTACAAGATACAATTAAAGAAAAATGAGAAAAAAATAATTTCTGGTTATGTACAGTTAGATGGAGCAAAATTATCGCAACAAGTAACCGTTTCTATTCCTGAACTGAAAATTGAAAAAATTGTTAGCACCAACAATAATGGATATGCTTCTTTTGAAATAAAAGCAAAACCAAAATTATGGAATCCTGATTCCCCAAAAATGTATAATGTATCTATTATTTCAGAGCAAAAAGAACAAGTAAAAGATGAAATTGGATTCAGAAATATAAGTGTAAATGGAGATGACATTCTTCTAAACGGTGAAAAAGTATTCCTTAAAGGGGTTAACTTTCATGAAGAAATACCACAACGCCTAGGACGTGCTTATTCAACTGCCGATGCAGCTATGATTATAGAAGAAGTTACTGCATTAGGTTGTAATTTTATACGTACTGCTCATTATCCTCAAAACGAACATATCATCCGCTTGGCAGAAAAAAAAGGACTGATGATTTGGGAGGAAATTCCTCTTTGGCAAGGAATTGATTTTAAAAACCCTGTTGTACTAGACAAAGCAATAAATATGCTACGTGAAATGATTTATCGCGATAAAAACAGAGCAGGAATTATTATTTGGAGTGTAGCAAATGAAACGAAGCCTAGTAATTATAGAGATAAAGTGCTTACAGATCTAATTAATCTAGCCCATGAGTTAGATGATACGCGCCTTGTTGGAGCTGCTTTTGACAATCCACGTTATGATCCTGAAACTTCCACGTTTAATATAAAAGATGATATCTCAAAAATTGTTGATGTGGTAGGAGTAAATAAATATATGGGATGGTACATGCCATGGCCAACCGACCCATCAAATATAAAATGGAATGTAGCTCTTGATAAACCTCTAATTATGACAGAGTTTGGCTGTGAGAGTTTATATGGAAAAATAGGCGATAAAGATAAAGCACATTCTTGGAGTGAAGATTACCAGAAAGATTTATACTTAAAAAACCTTGAAATGTTCAAAAACATTCCGAACCTTAGCGGAACGAGTCCGTGGGTATTATTCGATTTTCGCTCACCATATAGATGCCACCCTAAAAACCAAGAAGGATGGAATCGTAAAGGACTTATTTCTGATAAAGGACAACGTAAAAAAGCTTGGTTTGTGATGAAGAATTATTATAATAATATTGATATGAAATAGCCGTACAAGCAAGTATCTTATAGGATCGTATCGTTGTTATTAAGGCCTCTTCGCTGAAAAAAAACATACTCTTTTCTACTATAAATCACGTTAAGTTCTATGATATTTAGATCTCGTTTTTAAGTTGTTGCTATAATTACAAGTAGTATTTTTTTCATTTGGGTTGATTTTAAGCTTTTAAAAATACTTAAATTTATTGATGTTGATTTTCTTGTATTGTTAAATAAAAATGAAATACAAACCTTCTTATTTTTCATTTAGTGTACATAAAAATAGCGACTTTGATTAAGAACCAAAGTCGCTATTATTTTTAGACATCGTTGTATGTCGTTTTATACTAATACCCAATTGTAAAACGTTTTTTACTATAAGCAGGTTTTTCAACTTCGTTCATAATTCCTACAGCAAAATCTTCCATAGAAATAGAGCTTTCACCTTTATCATTAGCGAGCAAGTAATCACCTGCAACTCTAAATTTATTAGTTCTTTCTCCTTCAAAAATATAAGCAGATGGTGAAACGTTTGTCCAGTTTAATACAGATTCTTTAAGATATATGTTTTCCAATGCTTTTTGGTGAGAAACTGCAACAGCTTTATAAGCTGCTGGAAATTCTGGGGTATCTACTAATAGCAAATCTTCACTTACTTTTAAACTACCGGCTCCTCCTACAGCTATTAATCTAACGTTGGCCTTTTTTGCAGCTGCTACTAGTGCCTTAGAAGCATCAATAATTAAGTCTGTATTTTCTAGCGGTGGCGCATAAGCACTTATAACAACGTCACTACTCTTAAAAATTTCTGCTAGAGTGTTTACATCAAAAATGTCAGCTTTTTCTATGCTAACATTATTTAATCCAAAAAAACGACTGTCTTTTGAGGTAACTAGTTGTAATTCATGATTTCTTGTTGCTGCTTCTTTTGTAATTCTTTGTCCGATGTTTCCACCAGCTCCAATAATTGTTACTTTCATTTTTATGATATTTAATTGTACTTAATTTTTTATAAATTTTTGTATTTTTTCTGCTACTTCAACGGCATATTCGTCTAATAAGAAATGGCCACCATTAAAAAAATAAGATTGAATATTTTTAATATCCTTACCATAAGCATCACCTCCCGATTTATTAAAAAACGGATCGTTTTCTCCCCATACAATTAAAGTATTAGGCTGATGAGTTTTAAAGTAATCTTGCCATTCTGAGTATTTTGAAAAGTTGGTGCCATAATTATAAAACATGGCTGTTTGTATTTCTTTTGCTCCAGTTCTATTTAAAAAAGCGTTATCCATTAAATAGTAAGAAGGGTCAATGTTTTCTGGTGTTGATGATCCTCCAAGATGCTGTTCCTTAAGACCTTCAAGAGACATTAAATAACCTTTAAAATTATTAAGGCCTTCT is a genomic window containing:
- a CDS encoding glycoside hydrolase family 2 protein translates to MKIFLITFIYLILAIGLNAQSFIMNPYGRDNTKLLNGKWNAIVDQYSRGEKKQFYLNQIATEDTKFLEYGFEGAMRLDVPGDFNSQYPELKYYEGDIWYQRYFEANKQNHKRSFIYFAGVSYEATVWLNGKKVGNHEGGFTPFQFEVTDLLKEGKNDIVVKVNNNRKKDRIPAMNFDWWNYGGILRDVFLVQTPDTFIRDYKIQLKKNEKKIISGYVQLDGAKLSQQVTVSIPELKIEKIVSTNNNGYASFEIKAKPKLWNPDSPKMYNVSIISEQKEQVKDEIGFRNISVNGDDILLNGEKVFLKGVNFHEEIPQRLGRAYSTADAAMIIEEVTALGCNFIRTAHYPQNEHIIRLAEKKGLMIWEEIPLWQGIDFKNPVVLDKAINMLREMIYRDKNRAGIIIWSVANETKPSNYRDKVLTDLINLAHELDDTRLVGAAFDNPRYDPETSTFNIKDDISKIVDVVGVNKYMGWYMPWPTDPSNIKWNVALDKPLIMTEFGCESLYGKIGDKDKAHSWSEDYQKDLYLKNLEMFKNIPNLSGTSPWVLFDFRSPYRCHPKNQEGWNRKGLISDKGQRKKAWFVMKNYYNNIDMK
- a CDS encoding NAD(P)-dependent oxidoreductase, with the protein product MKVTIIGAGGNIGQRITKEAATRNHELQLVTSKDSRFFGLNNVSIEKADIFDVNTLAEIFKSSDVVISAYAPPLENTDLIIDASKALVAAAKKANVRLIAVGGAGSLKVSEDLLLVDTPEFPAAYKAVAVSHQKALENIYLKESVLNWTNVSPSAYIFEGERTNKFRVAGDYLLANDKGESSISMEDFAVGIMNEVEKPAYSKKRFTIGY